The window TAAGAAAAACTTTAACCCCGTTTTCGACCTTTTCCTTCGCAATCCTAAGCTGTATATCAAAATTCGGCGCATTTACATTCAGCGCGCCGCAGATGCAAAACGGCGATGTAAATACAGTTTCATTGAGGTTTGAAACATATCTTGCAAGTATCCTAGAATTAAAATTGAATACGCTTTTAACTTCGTCCCTTTCGGCTGTCGGTATAGGATCTCCAGTTACGAGAAGCACATTATTTATCCCCTCAATATTAAGCCCGAGAAGCAACGCCTTTGTCGCGTTAAGGTTCCTGTCGCGGCATGTTATGTGCGGGAGCGTATCAAGGCCCGTTTCCCTCTTTATTTTACATGCCAGAAGGCTTGAATCCACACGTGCATGGCCGACTGGGCAGTCCGCTATAGTCATTATGTCAATTCCTGTTTCTTTAAGCTTTTTTGCATTTAATATAAATTTCTCCGCATTTGCGTCATAGGGGGGATCAAGTTCAACGGCAATTACTCTTTCTCCTTTTTCCAGCTTGTCCCACAAGGTGTTGTTTGTCTCAGCCCTTTCGTCTTTATTTTCGGCCTTTGCAGTAAGTTCTTTCACCGATCCGGCTGCCGACGCCGCTGTTTCAACAGTCTGCCTTATATATTCAGGCGTAGTCCCGCAGCAGCCTCCTATAATGCCCGCGCCGCATTTTACTATGTCGGCCATTATCTCCGCAAAATATTCCGGACTTGAATTAAACAGCGTCCTGTTGTTTATAACCGTCGGATAGCCTGCGTTCGGCATTACCGACAGCGTAATCCCTTCTATATCAAGCCCCTTAATATAATTCAGCATGTGGTAAGGCCCCGAAATACAGTTGACGCCTACAGCGTCTATACATCCGGACTTTTTAACGTTTTCAAACAGTTCCCTGCCGTAATGTCCGTCGCGGGTATATCCGTCGGGCTGTACGGCAAAGGACGTTATAATATAAGCGTCTGGCGCTTTGCTTTTTATATATTCAGCCGTTTCTTTTAGTCCTTCGTCCCCGCTCATAGTTTCGAAAAGAAAATTTTTTGCTCCGCAGTTTATAAATATATCCGCAACAAACTTATATTCTTCTGAAATATCCGTTTCCCCCGTAATTTCAACGGGACCGATGTCGGCAAAAACAAATACGTCGTTCCCGGCTGCCCTGCATGCAGTTTCATATCCTTTTTGAATTATTTCCCGCACAGTTTCTTCATCGCCGTCGAAAGCCGGCCTGTTTGCCCCGAACGTATTTGTTTTAACGGCTTTACATCCGGCTTCTATATATTCCCTGTGTATACCGTATATTAAATCGTTCCGCCTTACGTTGGCAGGCTCGCACCTGTCCATGGCCGACGAATTTTTCTGGGCGTAATACGTCCCCATACCGCCGTCAAAAATCAATAAATTATTCTTTATGTATTCCCTGATATCCAACAAAATCCCCCCTATCCTATAACCTGCTTTGCCGCATCGACCGTCTGCTTTGCATCTTTAGCGTAAAAGTCTGCTCCTATCTGCTTTGCGTACTCCGCGGTTAATACGGCTCCGCCGACTACTATTTTACATTCGTGCCCGCTTTTTCTTAACGCCGCTATCGTTTCTTCCATGCTTTTAAGCGTTGTCGTCATAAGGGCGCTTAATCCTATGAGCCTTACGTTTTCCGAAACGGCCGCTTCAACAACTTTTTCGGCGGCAACGTCGCGCCCCAAGTCGATAACTTGATAGCCGTAATTTTCAAGTATAACCTTAACTATATTTTTGCCTATGTCATGGATATCGCCTTTTACCGTGGCTAATATAATTTTCCCCTTTGAAACAGTTTCGCTTCCTTTAGACAATATGCTTTTTTTCAGCACTTCAAAAGCCTCGCACGACGCGTTTGCGCTGTTAATGAGCTGTGGAAGGAAAATTTCCTGTTTTTCATACCTTTCTCCCACTTTGTCAAGCGCCGGTATTAAATAGCCGTTTATAATCTCCATTTCGCTTTTGGTTTTAAGCATTTCTTCCGTTATCTTTGCGGTTTCTTCTTTCAGCCCCTTTGAAACGGCATAATATATATCCATTGCGGGCTTTGTTCCCGCGTCTTTTATTTCCGGCGTTTCCCCTACCGGCTGTGAAAACCGCTCTATAAACTGTTCGGAACCTATATCCTCGCCGTTTAAAACCTTAAATGCCGCAACAGTATCCATAACAGCCTTCTGGTTTGGATTTATAATAGGGAGATCGAGGCCGTTTTCCATAGCCTGCATCAGGAAACCGCATGTTATAAGCTCCCTGTTCGGAAGTCCGAAAGATATATTTGAAACGCCCAGAACACAGTGGAGCCCCAGCTCTTCCTTTATGCGCCTGACGGCGTTGAGGGTTTCCCTTGCCTGCTCCTGCTGCGCCGAAACCGTAAGAGTAAGGCAGTCGATAAAAATATCTTCTTTTTTAATTCCGAAGCTCAAGGCTTTATTTAAAATTCTTTCCGCTATTTCAACTCGTTCCCGCGCCGTTTTCGGGATACCGTTGGAATCCATGCAAAGCCCTACAACGCTTGCGCCGTATTTCTTTACAATAGGCAGTATCCTCTCCATTACTTCGTCTTCTCCGTTTACGCTGTTGACAATGGCTTTCCCGCTGCAATACCTGAGCCCCGCTTCAATAGCCGCCGGATCCGATGAATCTATCTGCAAAGGAAGCGGCAAAACGCTTTGTAGGGTTTTAACGGCTTTTATCATCATTTCCTTTTCGTCTATTCCGGGCATGCCCACATTAACGTCAAGTATAACGGCGCCCGCTTCAGCCTGTTCGACGCCGCGTTCGGCAATATATTCCATATCACATTCTTTCAATGCCTGTTGGAACCTTTTTTTCCCGGTGGGGTTTATCCTTTCGCCTATAACCCTCACACCGTCAATATTTACAACCATGGACGGACTGCATAAAACGCTCCCTCTTTTAGCCGGAATATTGCCGGGTTTCAGCTTTGAAAAAACAGATTTCAAATTCCTTATATACTCAGGCGTCGTACCGCAGCATCCCCCTATAACCCTTACTCCCGACGCGGCGAATTTTTCCATCTGTTCGGCAAAAAGTTCCGCCGTTATATCATATGAATTGTCAACGGGGTCCGGCAGTCCGGCGTTTGCTTTTACGATAACGGGTATATCCGTCAGCCTGCACAGCTTGTCGGCCATGGGAAAAATTTCATCGGGCCCTAAAGAGCAGTTTATGCCGAGCGCGTCGACTCCCAGCCCTTCCATGACGGCGGCCATTGATTCAACCGTGCAGCCTGTAAAAGTCCTGCCGCCTTCTTCAAAAGTCATTGTCGCAAAAACAGGCAAGTCCGTATTTTCTTTCGCCGCAAGCACTCCGGCCTTCAGCTCATATAGATCCGTCATGGTTTCAAAAACAATAAGATCCGCGCCTGCCCTTTCTCCTGCCTGCACCATTTCCTTAAATACGCTGTACGCTTCATCAAACTCCATAGGCCCCAAAGGCTCCAAAAGCTCGCCTATCGGCCCTATGTCAAGCGCAACATATGCGCCCGTACCCTCGCATGCCTTCCTGCCGTTTTCAACGGCCGCCGTTATTATTTCGCTTACGCTATATCCTGTGCCTTCAAGCTTGTGGCGGTTGGCCCCGAACGTATTTGTATAAATTATGTCGCTTCCCGCTTCTATATATTGCCTGTGGATACTGCATATAGTATCCCTTTCCGTTATTGAAAGTATTTCAGGCCTCTCCCCAAGTTTCAGCCCTCCTGCCTGGAGCATTGTGCCCATAGCGCCGTCCAAAAATATAAAATCCTTTTTAAATAAATCCTTAACCACAAATTGTCCCTTCCTTTCTATATTGGCAATTGTCAAAATTTGAACAGTATTCGCATCCTCTTTTCCTCATTTCTTTCGGAGTTTTGCTTACTCCTATTAAAGCAGTAACCGATTTTGTCGGCACAAGCATACCCCCTCCGGTTACGCTTAGGCCTATTTTCCTCTGCGCATCCAGCACATTTATAAAATCCCTTTGCTGGCTCAGCGGCATATCGCCGTATCCCGGGCTGAAACGGTCGGTTATATAAAGCCCTTCTTCTTCAAACTTTTTTCTGATTATCTCCTGAATATTATCGCAGACATTTTCAATGGCGCTGCTTGCGCAGCTGTCAAGTATAACGGCCTTTGCCATATCCGTAACCTGCGCCCGCCTGAGCATTGCTTCAAACCCCGCCCCAAGTGTAGCCGCCATCAAAACGCACTTTTCACACCCCTCAAGCATATTTTTAATATCGTTTCCGAGAGGCTTAAAAAGTGTGCCTTCAAGCGAAACACCGTCGCTGCCAATATCAAAAACAGAGTATATAAATCTGGGGACGACATTTTCAATAATCATTTTTCCCGCTTCCTTAACGGCGTTTTCCGTTTCCGGATCAACTCCGCCGCCTTTATAGCCGAGATATTTCAAAACTTCATTCCTGTTTATGCCTGTCAGTATATTTTCCATGTTAAAACTTCCTTACATTTATCATTCTTGAGCTTCTTCCCATTCAATCATCAGCATTTCCAGTTTTTCTTCAAGGGCGGTTTTTTCCTCGTAAATCTGCTGAGCCGCATATGCGTCCGTTGCAACCGAAGGTTCCAAAAGACGCTTTTCAAGTTCCGAAACGGCGTTTTCAGCCTCCTCAATTTCCTTTTCTATCTTCAATATCCTGTTTTTATGTTTTCTTTCCTTAGCCTGCTGTTCCTTTTGGCTCTGCCAGTCAAGTTTAAGAGAGGAAGGCGCGCCATGTTCCTCATTTTTCGGCTGAGCGCTTCCAAAGAGCTGTTCTTCTTTCTCTTTGGCGGTCTTTTTTTCAATATAATAATCATAGTTGCCCAGATATTGTATAATTCCCGAAGGCGTAAGCTCCAAAACTTTCTCTGCAGTCCGATTTATAAAATACCTGTCGTGGCTTATATAAATAACCGTGCCTTCATATCTGTTTATGGCGTCCTCAAGTATTTCTTTGGAAAACATATCCAAATGGTTTGTAGGCTCGTCAAGCATAAGCAGGTTTGCTTTTCCAAGCATTATTTTTGCAAGCATAAGCCGCCCTTTTTCGCCGCCGCTTAAAGCGCTTATCGGTTTAAACACGTCGTCGCCCTCAAATACAAACGAAGCCAACATATTCCTGATTTCGCCGCCTGTCAAAGTGGGGTAAGTATCCGAAATTTCCTGAAAAACAGTTTTTCTTTCGTCAAAATCCTGCTGTTCCTGGTCATAATAACCGATATTTACATTTGTACCGAAACGCATGTTGCCGCCGTCGCTTTTTTCCCTGCCCAAGAGCATTTTAAAAAGCGTGCTTTTCCCAACGCCGTTCGGGCCTATAATCGCAACTTTGTCTTTCCTCTTTATATCGAGGTTTACACCCTCGAAAAGTTTCTTCCCCGGATAGCTTTTGCTCAAATTTTCCGCATAAAGCACATCGTTTCCGCTTGTAATCCTCGGCGTTAATGTAAGGCGCATTTTTTCGGGCAGGTTTTCCGGTTTTTCGATTCTTTCAATCTTATCAAGCATTTTTTCACGGCTCTCAGCCCTCTTTATTGACTTTTCCCTGTTAAACGCTCTAAGGGTTTTAATAACTTCTTCTTGTCGTTTTATTTCCTTTTGCTGATCTTCATACTGTTTTATCTGTATTTCGCGGTTGACGGCTTTCTGCTTTGCATAAAAAGTGTAGTTTCCCTCATATACAACGCTCTTTTTATTTTCTATCTCTATTGTTTTTGTAACAATCCGATCCATAAAGTACCTGTCGTGGCTTATTATGAGTACGGCTCCCTGATATCCCCTCAAATAGTCCTCAAGCCATGATATGGACTCTATATCGAGATG of the Anaerotignum faecicola genome contains:
- a CDS encoding bifunctional homocysteine S-methyltransferase/methylenetetrahydrofolate reductase; translation: MLDIREYIKNNLLIFDGGMGTYYAQKNSSAMDRCEPANVRRNDLIYGIHREYIEAGCKAVKTNTFGANRPAFDGDEETVREIIQKGYETACRAAGNDVFVFADIGPVEITGETDISEEYKFVADIFINCGAKNFLFETMSGDEGLKETAEYIKSKAPDAYIITSFAVQPDGYTRDGHYGRELFENVKKSGCIDAVGVNCISGPYHMLNYIKGLDIEGITLSVMPNAGYPTVINNRTLFNSSPEYFAEIMADIVKCGAGIIGGCCGTTPEYIRQTVETAASAAGSVKELTAKAENKDERAETNNTLWDKLEKGERVIAVELDPPYDANAEKFILNAKKLKETGIDIMTIADCPVGHARVDSSLLACKIKRETGLDTLPHITCRDRNLNATKALLLGLNIEGINNVLLVTGDPIPTAERDEVKSVFNFNSRILARYVSNLNETVFTSPFCICGALNVNAPNFDIQLRIAKEKVENGVKVFLTQPVMTERGLSNLKRAYNELNAKILGGVIPVMSYKNACFMDNEISGIDVDEKIIELYKGKSKEESEKLAVDISCEIIGNMEPYCHGLYIITPFSRADIVCSIIERIRKDKRL
- a CDS encoding homocysteine S-methyltransferase family protein, which gives rise to MVKDLFKKDFIFLDGAMGTMLQAGGLKLGERPEILSITERDTICSIHRQYIEAGSDIIYTNTFGANRHKLEGTGYSVSEIITAAVENGRKACEGTGAYVALDIGPIGELLEPLGPMEFDEAYSVFKEMVQAGERAGADLIVFETMTDLYELKAGVLAAKENTDLPVFATMTFEEGGRTFTGCTVESMAAVMEGLGVDALGINCSLGPDEIFPMADKLCRLTDIPVIVKANAGLPDPVDNSYDITAELFAEQMEKFAASGVRVIGGCCGTTPEYIRNLKSVFSKLKPGNIPAKRGSVLCSPSMVVNIDGVRVIGERINPTGKKRFQQALKECDMEYIAERGVEQAEAGAVILDVNVGMPGIDEKEMMIKAVKTLQSVLPLPLQIDSSDPAAIEAGLRYCSGKAIVNSVNGEDEVMERILPIVKKYGASVVGLCMDSNGIPKTARERVEIAERILNKALSFGIKKEDIFIDCLTLTVSAQQEQARETLNAVRRIKEELGLHCVLGVSNISFGLPNRELITCGFLMQAMENGLDLPIINPNQKAVMDTVAAFKVLNGEDIGSEQFIERFSQPVGETPEIKDAGTKPAMDIYYAVSKGLKEETAKITEEMLKTKSEMEIINGYLIPALDKVGERYEKQEIFLPQLINSANASCEAFEVLKKSILSKGSETVSKGKIILATVKGDIHDIGKNIVKVILENYGYQVIDLGRDVAAEKVVEAAVSENVRLIGLSALMTTTLKSMEETIAALRKSGHECKIVVGGAVLTAEYAKQIGADFYAKDAKQTVDAAKQVIG
- a CDS encoding ABC-F family ATP-binding cassette domain-containing protein — its product is MILACKDVSKAFGIDTILEKVTFNLEEKEKAAVVGVNGAGKTTLFKIITGETSKDGGEIYIKKNAEIGYLKQNAVIEGEKTIYEETVSVFEKIIEDERTLREMETEMAGLSGAELEKHMQEYSALQHSFEERDGYSYKSRTRGVLKGLGFTQEEFDKPVCRLSGGQKTRVYLGKLLLAKPDVLFLDEPTNHLDIESISWLEDYLRGYQGAVLIISHDRYFMDRIVTKTIEIENKKSVVYEGNYTFYAKQKAVNREIQIKQYEDQQKEIKRQEEVIKTLRAFNREKSIKRAESREKMLDKIERIEKPENLPEKMRLTLTPRITSGNDVLYAENLSKSYPGKKLFEGVNLDIKRKDKVAIIGPNGVGKSTLFKMLLGREKSDGGNMRFGTNVNIGYYDQEQQDFDERKTVFQEISDTYPTLTGGEIRNMLASFVFEGDDVFKPISALSGGEKGRLMLAKIMLGKANLLMLDEPTNHLDMFSKEILEDAINRYEGTVIYISHDRYFINRTAEKVLELTPSGIIQYLGNYDYYIEKKTAKEKEEQLFGSAQPKNEEHGAPSSLKLDWQSQKEQQAKERKHKNRILKIEKEIEEAENAVSELEKRLLEPSVATDAYAAQQIYEEKTALEEKLEMLMIEWEEAQE